One window of the Chryseobacterium sp. CY350 genome contains the following:
- a CDS encoding zinc-dependent metalloprotease, whose product MKKLLKLIILLFIIQHGFAQTRPEKKPDSATTPQKGLQPYDKIIKKNAVSKSGLFTVDEVDNKYYFQVPDSLFNRYMIVVTRYLSTPEGMGIFGGEKANEQTIYFEKGGNNTVYLRSLQYKQDVRDPESMLAKALAGSNENPIVTAFPIKTINPETGDIVIEVTDAFKKDNAMFSLENKVKTERKLTSLADDKSFIETVDVYPINVEIKTTKTYTNSTSSSGSTTLRLNTSIVLLPKIPMRKRFADERVGFFANKYVLYDDDQQRAQTKHIIQRYRLEPKDEDLKKYLKGQLVEPKKQIIYYIDPATPKKWRPYLIAGINDWEKAFEAAGFKNAIVGKEWPEDDKSMSLEDARYSVVRYYASETPNSYGPRVSDPRSGEIIESHVGWYHNVMKLVQKWYMIQVGPLDPKARKMHLDDEVMGQLIRFVSSHEIGHTIGLRHNMGASSATPVEKLRDKKWVEANGHTVSIMDYARLNYVAQPEDHISPEGIYPRIGIYDQWAVNWGYRYFPKANNEFEEEDILSKMTTDSLTANPKLWFGGEGKDEDPRSQREDLGDDAVLASDYGIKNLKRVIPNLIKWTYEPNDTYDNLSDMHKAVVKQYGLYLYHVLKYIGSNYITKRTADEKGSVYQPVPKVKVKAAIDYIGRQLFTAPLWMYPQEIGELIPLKTEEEISDQQNQMLNILLSSGMLYNISLKAMEFEGAYTVTEFLNDVQKTVWVDFSGNEKLDFYRRGLQRSYIEKLSRLLIPKDVQEGKALTTAQRSDVALYAKQHLVKLRIAITKLKEGTIGINKEHFENSLLEIDRITYKLNKNNFKD is encoded by the coding sequence ATGAAGAAATTATTGAAATTAATAATCTTGTTGTTTATTATTCAACATGGTTTTGCTCAAACCCGACCGGAAAAAAAACCAGATAGCGCCACCACGCCGCAGAAAGGTTTACAGCCCTATGATAAGATCATTAAGAAAAATGCCGTAAGTAAATCAGGTTTATTTACAGTTGATGAGGTGGATAATAAATATTATTTTCAGGTTCCGGACAGTTTATTTAATCGCTATATGATTGTGGTTACCCGATATCTTTCAACTCCTGAAGGAATGGGAATTTTTGGTGGCGAAAAAGCCAATGAACAGACAATCTATTTTGAAAAAGGAGGTAATAACACCGTTTATTTAAGATCGTTGCAGTACAAGCAAGATGTCCGAGATCCGGAGTCGATGTTGGCAAAAGCATTAGCAGGCAGCAATGAAAATCCGATTGTAACAGCTTTTCCGATCAAAACGATCAATCCTGAGACAGGAGACATTGTCATTGAAGTAACAGATGCCTTCAAAAAAGACAATGCGATGTTCTCCCTTGAGAATAAAGTGAAAACGGAACGAAAACTAACCTCTCTTGCAGATGATAAATCTTTTATTGAAACAGTGGATGTCTATCCTATTAACGTTGAAATCAAAACAACAAAAACGTACACCAATTCTACATCAAGCAGCGGAAGTACCACTTTACGATTGAACACCTCAATTGTCCTGCTTCCAAAAATACCGATGCGTAAGCGGTTTGCCGATGAAAGGGTGGGATTTTTTGCTAATAAATACGTCTTGTATGATGATGATCAGCAACGTGCACAGACAAAACATATTATCCAGCGATACCGACTGGAACCCAAAGATGAAGACCTTAAGAAGTATCTAAAGGGCCAGTTGGTTGAACCAAAAAAACAGATAATTTATTACATCGACCCGGCAACGCCAAAAAAATGGAGACCGTATTTAATTGCGGGAATCAACGACTGGGAGAAAGCCTTTGAGGCTGCGGGTTTTAAAAATGCCATTGTAGGTAAAGAATGGCCTGAAGATGATAAATCGATGAGCCTGGAAGATGCAAGATATTCTGTGGTCCGATATTACGCATCAGAAACACCTAATTCGTACGGACCTCGGGTAAGCGATCCCAGAAGCGGCGAAATTATAGAAAGTCATGTAGGATGGTATCATAATGTGATGAAATTAGTTCAAAAATGGTATATGATCCAGGTTGGACCTTTAGATCCCAAGGCCAGAAAAATGCATTTGGATGATGAGGTAATGGGACAACTGATCCGTTTTGTTTCTTCTCATGAAATTGGCCATACCATTGGTTTGCGTCACAATATGGGAGCCAGCAGCGCTACTCCGGTTGAAAAACTCAGGGATAAAAAATGGGTCGAGGCCAATGGCCACACCGTTTCTATAATGGATTATGCCCGACTTAACTATGTGGCACAGCCAGAAGATCATATTAGTCCGGAAGGAATTTATCCACGTATTGGAATCTATGACCAATGGGCTGTAAATTGGGGTTATCGTTATTTCCCAAAAGCGAATAATGAGTTTGAGGAAGAAGATATCCTCAGTAAAATGACTACTGATAGTTTAACCGCCAATCCTAAACTATGGTTTGGAGGCGAAGGAAAAGACGAAGATCCGCGGAGCCAGAGAGAAGATTTGGGCGATGATGCCGTATTGGCAAGCGATTACGGAATTAAGAATTTAAAGCGTGTAATTCCTAACTTAATTAAATGGACATATGAACCCAATGACACATATGATAATTTGTCCGATATGCATAAAGCGGTTGTAAAACAGTATGGTTTGTATCTATATCACGTGCTGAAATACATTGGCAGCAACTACATCACCAAAAGAACGGCAGATGAAAAAGGTTCGGTCTACCAACCTGTTCCCAAAGTAAAGGTAAAAGCTGCGATAGACTATATCGGCAGACAATTGTTCACCGCCCCACTCTGGATGTATCCGCAAGAAATTGGCGAGTTAATTCCATTGAAAACGGAAGAAGAAATTTCAGATCAGCAAAATCAGATGTTAAATATACTTTTGAGTTCTGGGATGCTCTATAATATAAGTCTGAAAGCCATGGAGTTTGAAGGAGCTTACACGGTAACGGAATTTTTAAATGATGTACAAAAAACAGTTTGGGTAGACTTTAGTGGAAACGAAAAACTCGATTTTTACAGAAGAGGTTTACAGCGTAGTTATATTGAAAAATTAAGCAGACTTCTTATACCTAAAGATGTACAAGAAGGTAAAGCATTAACCACTGCACAACGAAGTGATGTTGCATTATACGCAAAACAACATCTTGTAAAATTAAGAATTGCAATCACAAAGCTAAAGGAGGGAACAATAGGAATCAACAAAGAGCATTTTGAAAATTCACTGCTTGAAATCGACCGAATAACATACAAACTGAATAAAAATAATTTTAAAGATTAA
- a CDS encoding RagB/SusD family nutrient uptake outer membrane protein, producing MKHIKIILLSLMMLTAASCEDYTDITPKGALVIETADQFHEMVSLPNRGYPINNFQYLSDDQWMREANVIGKTPNIDILNFTFDESVDRVSLMKTSSFYNQAYAYINRWNTIISLVDNSKGDEGTKQLAKAEAKIYRAYDHFLLVNTYAKAYDPQTAAIDGGICLMDKFDLEAQPSKSTVAQVYEFIQKDIEEALPYIQIKPLDFYHPSLAFAYAFKAKVHLFKREIAEAQAASEKSLNYNNQIFDLVAYSTHGGPNVIAVPAASNVEVLSYMYMTGHNEMNFAQSNIISPELRTLFGINDARFNLFFNSTSTTNLDQGSNTAYWATQYTKFFYPTVGMKTTEVHLMLAECYARQNRFNDAVAILNTLRAKRILSGTVNLTVPSTRTATMQLVINERRKELLLGFNRFFDLKRLNNEPDYAKTVTRVFPLVNQTVPQKTYTLQPDSRLYIVPFPLSALTKNPKLTLNTNETVPF from the coding sequence ATGAAACATATAAAAATTATATTGCTGTCGCTAATGATGTTAACTGCAGCATCTTGCGAAGATTACACAGATATTACTCCAAAAGGAGCATTGGTCATAGAGACGGCAGACCAGTTTCACGAAATGGTATCACTTCCAAACAGAGGGTATCCCATCAACAATTTTCAATACCTGTCAGACGATCAATGGATGAGGGAAGCCAATGTGATAGGAAAGACGCCAAACATCGATATTCTCAATTTTACCTTTGATGAAAGTGTAGATCGGGTTTCACTGATGAAAACTTCCAGCTTTTACAATCAGGCTTATGCTTACATTAACCGATGGAATACTATTATTTCATTGGTTGACAACAGCAAAGGAGATGAAGGCACCAAACAATTAGCAAAAGCAGAAGCCAAAATTTACAGAGCGTACGATCATTTTTTGCTGGTCAACACTTATGCAAAAGCCTATGATCCGCAAACTGCTGCTATTGATGGAGGAATTTGCCTTATGGATAAATTCGATCTGGAAGCTCAGCCATCAAAGTCAACGGTAGCACAAGTTTATGAATTTATACAAAAGGATATAGAAGAAGCACTGCCCTACATTCAGATCAAACCACTTGATTTTTACCATCCTTCATTGGCATTTGCTTATGCTTTCAAAGCTAAGGTTCATTTGTTCAAACGTGAAATTGCCGAAGCTCAGGCAGCATCTGAAAAATCGCTAAACTACAACAATCAGATATTTGACCTTGTAGCTTACAGCACACATGGCGGACCAAACGTAATTGCTGTTCCTGCAGCCAGTAATGTCGAAGTATTGAGCTATATGTACATGACAGGTCATAATGAAATGAATTTTGCTCAAAGTAATATCATCAGTCCTGAGCTGCGAACACTGTTTGGCATTAATGATGCCCGTTTTAATCTGTTTTTCAATTCTACCAGTACTACCAATCTGGATCAGGGTTCCAATACCGCCTATTGGGCAACTCAATACACTAAATTTTTCTATCCGACTGTCGGGATGAAAACCACTGAGGTTCATCTGATGCTTGCCGAATGCTATGCCAGACAAAACAGGTTCAATGATGCTGTAGCTATTTTAAATACTTTACGAGCAAAGAGAATCTTATCAGGTACTGTAAATTTAACAGTTCCGTCCACCAGAACCGCAACGATGCAGTTGGTCATCAACGAACGCAGAAAAGAATTGCTTTTAGGGTTTAATCGATTTTTTGACCTTAAAAGATTGAATAATGAACCCGATTATGCAAAAACTGTCACGAGAGTATTTCCATTGGTGAACCAAACCGTTCCTCAAAAAACGTACACGTTACAGCCTGATTCAAGATTGTACATTGTCCCTTTTCCGCTGTCTGCACTGACAAAAAATCCAAAGCTTACCTTAAATACCAACGAAACAGTTCCCTTTTAA
- a CDS encoding SusC/RagA family TonB-linked outer membrane protein has protein sequence MISIFTVTSSFAQTNYTLQGMVTDVDGGGLSGVTVVQKGTPNSLKTDRYGHFTFETNFSEVTLEFLHFGFDRKEEKYTKNNAGSVMVIPMTPAVSLLEEVVVTGYQTLNRSSSTAAITKISQKTLNENLNTNLASALEGRVAGLMFQKNPAGIGGDKPILRGIGTFSSLQVGYSPLLVIDGLPTELTLDEINPYDIESIDVLKDAAAASIYGSRAANGIIVLTTKKGSGNLKVTFNSDLFLAERPNLMDMNYASTSELIDFEQDVYNRERSKFANVATMFNSYGDIGNSSIKYYSPLYQLNRDLEEGKINNSDYNKTLSQWRKNDYNKDYRDNVWQNELRQRYNIAFSAGNNKYNTYVSLNYDQANRRIVNNDSRALNLYAKSSFQVSNWLNATIGLNGTYSNEDVTDGSYGNYDIQKRYERITDENGNRVISPFVGISDGFTSGGIINPGVAAKINGLSGFKPVTFNILDELQQGITKQNSLNLRAFANLKAKIWRGLSFSTQFQYETRRNDNEQYYDINSYKMRYAINSLTGYNPTTNAYTYVEGFSTGGRYRQLSSEVNNYSFRNQLDFSQNLDGGKHAITALLGTEMRETFVPRTVEQLRYGYDPVTLTSSIINSLALSQTGVPSYIYGNNRTLSAGSRVQTEILHLYFSVFSSVGYTFLSKYNVTGSYRLDRADLFGVDPRYKNRPLWSVGLGWNVSNESFMKEIQWVNGLKLRATYGVNGNVDQTTTPYITARRRNDNLYQSVQYIDIIAQPNPLLRWEKSETRNLGLDYSLFKNKLRGSVDVYRKYSTDLLATTDLDPTVGALTRRINAGALLNKGVEFSIGSDWLNKGEFRIGSTLVVGFNNTTVRKITRAQSNASVYVSSPLDFFLENETYNSLYAYKYGGTINGYPYVLDENGNPSITFDANGNPVSTAIKTVTNSAALVNMGSLTPTYTGSMSQRFSYKGFDLNFLFVFSGGNVMRKETLDMSSDEVNLSGIADRYTDANQNGNVRLFVDFDESVRNYAGTISSQWRNSTANVVDGDYIKLRNISLSYNLPKSFTDESKVVSAKFTLQVNNLWYRSAAGNRIDPEVYSVNSGTRNLPLPKTFLFGFNLTL, from the coding sequence TTGATTTCTATTTTCACTGTCACTTCCTCTTTTGCGCAAACCAATTATACGCTGCAGGGTATGGTAACAGATGTGGACGGCGGTGGATTATCAGGCGTCACCGTAGTGCAGAAAGGCACTCCCAATAGCTTAAAAACAGATCGGTACGGTCATTTTACCTTTGAAACAAACTTTAGTGAAGTCACTTTAGAATTCTTACATTTCGGTTTTGACCGAAAGGAAGAAAAATACACGAAAAACAATGCAGGTTCCGTGATGGTCATTCCAATGACTCCAGCAGTGTCATTACTGGAAGAAGTCGTCGTCACAGGATATCAGACGCTTAACAGAAGCTCCTCCACTGCTGCAATAACAAAAATTTCTCAAAAAACCTTAAACGAAAACCTCAACACCAATTTGGCAAGTGCTCTGGAAGGACGTGTTGCAGGTTTGATGTTTCAAAAAAATCCGGCAGGAATTGGCGGAGACAAACCTATTCTAAGAGGAATCGGAACCTTTTCTTCCCTTCAGGTTGGCTACAGTCCGCTGTTGGTCATTGATGGTTTACCCACTGAGTTGACATTGGATGAGATCAACCCTTATGATATTGAAAGCATAGATGTACTTAAAGATGCAGCTGCAGCCTCTATTTATGGTTCAAGAGCTGCAAATGGGATTATTGTTTTAACAACCAAAAAAGGAAGCGGGAACTTAAAAGTGACTTTCAATTCTGATCTATTTCTTGCTGAAAGACCCAATTTGATGGATATGAATTATGCCTCTACAAGTGAGTTAATTGATTTTGAACAGGATGTTTATAATAGAGAGCGATCGAAATTTGCCAATGTTGCCACGATGTTCAATAGTTATGGAGATATCGGAAACAGCAGTATCAAGTATTACAGCCCTCTTTATCAGCTTAACAGAGATCTGGAAGAGGGTAAAATTAACAATTCTGATTACAATAAAACGCTTAGCCAATGGAGAAAAAATGACTACAATAAAGATTATCGGGACAATGTTTGGCAAAACGAATTAAGACAACGTTACAATATTGCATTTTCGGCTGGAAACAACAAGTACAATACGTATGTATCATTGAATTATGATCAGGCAAACAGGCGTATTGTGAACAACGATAGCCGTGCATTAAATCTTTATGCAAAGAGCAGTTTTCAGGTCAGTAACTGGCTAAATGCGACCATTGGTTTAAACGGAACTTACAGTAATGAAGATGTTACGGATGGCAGTTACGGAAATTATGATATTCAAAAAAGGTACGAACGTATTACTGATGAGAATGGAAATCGAGTAATATCACCATTTGTGGGTATCAGTGACGGTTTTACCTCCGGAGGGATTATCAATCCGGGAGTGGCTGCAAAAATAAATGGACTAAGTGGTTTTAAACCTGTCACTTTTAATATTTTAGACGAGCTTCAACAAGGTATTACAAAACAAAACTCGCTCAATTTGAGAGCCTTTGCCAACCTAAAAGCCAAGATCTGGAGAGGTTTAAGTTTCAGTACACAATTTCAGTACGAAACAAGAAGAAACGATAACGAGCAGTATTATGATATTAATTCTTATAAGATGCGTTATGCGATCAATTCTTTAACCGGATATAATCCCACAACAAATGCCTACACCTACGTAGAAGGTTTTTCAACAGGAGGACGATACAGGCAATTGAGCAGTGAGGTAAACAATTATTCTTTTAGAAACCAACTGGATTTCAGTCAGAATCTTGATGGAGGCAAGCATGCTATTACAGCTTTATTAGGTACCGAAATGCGTGAAACTTTCGTCCCCAGAACAGTTGAACAGTTACGATACGGTTATGATCCTGTTACCCTCACTTCTTCAATAATCAATAGTCTTGCATTGAGCCAGACCGGCGTTCCGAGTTACATCTACGGAAATAACAGAACCTTATCAGCCGGATCAAGAGTGCAGACAGAAATTTTGCATCTTTATTTTTCGGTATTTAGCAGTGTCGGTTATACTTTTTTATCAAAATACAATGTGACTGGAAGTTACAGGTTAGACAGAGCCGATCTCTTTGGAGTAGATCCCAGGTACAAAAACCGTCCGTTGTGGTCTGTAGGTTTAGGATGGAATGTGAGCAACGAAAGTTTCATGAAAGAAATCCAATGGGTAAACGGACTTAAACTGAGAGCTACTTATGGCGTCAACGGAAATGTAGACCAGACCACAACACCCTACATTACAGCGAGAAGAAGAAATGATAACTTGTACCAATCCGTACAGTATATCGATATTATAGCTCAGCCCAATCCTTTGTTAAGGTGGGAAAAATCAGAAACGAGGAATCTGGGATTGGATTACAGCTTGTTTAAAAATAAATTAAGAGGAAGCGTAGACGTTTATCGTAAATACAGTACCGATCTATTAGCGACCACAGATCTGGATCCTACGGTTGGCGCACTCACCAGAAGAATTAACGCCGGAGCATTGCTCAACAAAGGCGTTGAATTCAGCATAGGTTCTGATTGGTTGAATAAAGGAGAATTTCGAATAGGTTCTACCCTGGTTGTAGGTTTTAACAATACAACGGTTAGAAAAATAACAAGAGCACAATCCAATGCGTCGGTGTATGTGAGTTCTCCGCTAGACTTCTTTTTGGAAAATGAGACCTACAATAGTTTGTACGCTTATAAGTATGGAGGAACTATCAATGGATATCCTTATGTTTTAGATGAAAATGGAAATCCATCCATTACTTTTGACGCCAATGGAAACCCGGTTTCAACTGCAATAAAAACAGTTACAAATTCTGCCGCCTTGGTCAATATGGGAAGTTTGACACCCACCTATACAGGTTCTATGTCACAAAGATTTTCATATAAAGGATTCGATTTGAATTTCCTGTTTGTGTTCTCAGGAGGAAATGTGATGCGTAAGGAAACTCTTGATATGAGTTCAGATGAAGTCAATCTTTCGGGTATTGCTGATCGGTATACAGATGCCAACCAAAATGGCAATGTACGATTGTTTGTAGATTTTGATGAAAGTGTGAGAAATTATGCAGGAACGATCAGCAGTCAATGGCGAAATTCAACTGCCAATGTCGTAGACGGCGATTACATCAAGCTTAGAAACATTTCATTAAGTTATAATCTGCCGAAATCTTTTACTGATGAAAGTAAAGTGGTGTCGGCTAAATTTACTTTACAGGTCAACAATCTCTGGTACCGGAGTGCGGCAGGAAATCGGATTGATCCGGAAGTATATTCGGTCAACAGCGGTACCCGAAATCTGCCATTGCCAAAAACATTCCTATTCGGTTTTAATCTTACACTTTAA
- a CDS encoding SCO family protein translates to MQPNNRSEKRNSAIRKFVVPTLVFAGLFAVISFGTGYFKKELYSVMKVPDFELTDQNNKKTSNKDMLGKVYLVEFFYSTCPTICPIMNSNLKHIMEEIDSPELGVISISIDPENDTPEILKAHKSKIGIKSPNWHLLTGDRDYIGKIADQFNIYVGDKDDDSESLNHSGMIALVDQEGNIRCRFGKNNVPILYYSGLNYEDPEGLNTDLKGQYHPDRELLIEDIRKLLK, encoded by the coding sequence ATGCAGCCAAATAATCGTTCAGAAAAGAGGAACTCAGCAATTCGAAAATTTGTTGTTCCTACGTTGGTCTTTGCAGGTCTGTTTGCAGTTATTTCTTTTGGAACCGGATACTTCAAAAAAGAATTGTACTCGGTCATGAAAGTTCCCGATTTTGAACTGACCGACCAAAACAATAAAAAAACTTCTAATAAAGATATGCTGGGCAAAGTGTATCTGGTAGAGTTTTTCTACAGTACCTGCCCTACGATATGCCCGATTATGAATAGCAATCTGAAGCACATAATGGAGGAAATCGACAGTCCTGAACTTGGAGTGATCTCTATCAGCATCGATCCTGAAAACGATACCCCTGAGATTTTGAAGGCTCATAAAAGTAAAATTGGTATCAAATCTCCCAACTGGCATCTTTTAACAGGCGACAGAGACTATATCGGAAAAATTGCCGATCAGTTCAATATTTATGTCGGTGATAAAGATGACGATTCTGAAAGCCTGAACCACAGTGGTATGATTGCATTGGTAGATCAGGAGGGAAACATAAGATGTCGTTTCGGTAAAAATAATGTTCCTATCCTCTATTATTCAGGACTGAATTATGAAGATCCCGAAGGACTCAATACGGATCTTAAAGGACAATACCATCCCGACCGAGAACTTCTGATTGAAGATATCAGAAAGCTTCTAAAATAA
- a CDS encoding YHS domain-containing protein: protein MKSTVILIAVLSLSLTSCKKEEEFKINHKKSMTAGVDIKNVKVINEEDPICKMKTAQYLKDTAVYKNKIYGFCSSGCKETFKKTPEKYAAK, encoded by the coding sequence ATGAAATCAACAGTAATTTTGATAGCAGTGCTGTCATTATCCCTTACGTCTTGTAAAAAAGAAGAAGAATTTAAAATTAACCACAAAAAATCGATGACCGCTGGCGTCGACATAAAAAATGTGAAGGTGATCAATGAAGAGGATCCCATCTGTAAAATGAAAACAGCTCAATATCTAAAAGATACTGCAGTTTACAAAAATAAAATCTACGGATTCTGTTCATCTGGCTGTAAAGAAACATTCAAAAAAACTCCAGAGAAATATGCAGCCAAATAA
- a CDS encoding winged helix-turn-helix transcriptional regulator yields the protein MNLSDINICDENCPVRKSLQLLSGKWTLLILYQINDEKVRYGELKRKIPGISEKMLIQELNRLIEHELVQKKSFPQIPPKVEYTLSEKGLSTLPIIEQLATFGLNHLA from the coding sequence ATGAATTTAAGCGATATTAATATTTGTGACGAAAACTGTCCTGTCCGAAAATCTCTTCAGCTTTTAAGCGGAAAATGGACTTTATTGATTTTATACCAGATCAATGATGAGAAAGTAAGGTACGGGGAATTAAAGCGGAAAATCCCGGGAATCAGTGAAAAAATGCTTATTCAGGAATTGAATAGATTGATAGAGCACGAACTGGTTCAAAAAAAATCTTTTCCTCAAATTCCGCCGAAAGTGGAATATACATTGTCTGAAAAAGGCTTAAGCACATTACCAATTATTGAGCAGTTAGCCACATTTGGACTTAATCATCTTGCTTAA